Proteins encoded within one genomic window of Flavobacterium oreochromis:
- a CDS encoding gliding motility lipoprotein GldH yields the protein MVNPPKGDQNKNNQAEGQRSRNNRPRPKNNRSKNRNDKKIIKTNWYGFLLGVTLVSCDKSQVFDQYKTFENGWPKKEAVSFEFEQDASQKPLNLFINIRNNDDYEFSNLFLIVRLEQPKGKIYVDTLEYQMANPDGTLMGQGFSDVKESKLWYKENYIFPKKGKYKVTIQQAVRENGKLKGIENLNGVTELGFRIESIEENK from the coding sequence GTGGTAAATCCTCCTAAAGGAGATCAGAATAAAAATAACCAAGCGGAAGGGCAAAGATCTAGAAACAATAGACCGAGACCCAAAAACAATAGGTCAAAAAATAGAAATGATAAAAAGATAATCAAAACTAATTGGTACGGATTCCTTTTAGGAGTCACATTGGTATCTTGTGATAAATCACAAGTATTTGACCAATATAAAACCTTTGAAAATGGATGGCCTAAAAAAGAAGCGGTCAGTTTTGAGTTTGAGCAGGATGCTTCTCAAAAACCATTAAATTTATTTATTAATATACGTAATAATGATGATTACGAATTTAGTAACCTATTTTTAATTGTTAGATTAGAGCAACCTAAAGGGAAAATATATGTTGATACATTAGAATATCAGATGGCAAACCCAGATGGAACTTTAATGGGACAAGGTTTTTCTGATGTTAAAGAAAGCAAATTGTGGTATAAAGAAAACTATATATTCCCTAAAAAAGGAAAATATAAAGTGACCATTCAACAAGCAGTGCGTGAGAATGGAAAATTAAAAGGGATTGAAAATTTAAATGGTGTTACTGAATTAGGTTTTAGAATAGAATCAATAGAAGAAAATAAATAA